From the Natrarchaeobaculum aegyptiacum genome, one window contains:
- a CDS encoding PGF-pre-PGF domain-containing protein, with product MTVAAAQGDPPGPPASFYGEAVDEDGNAADSGTTIVAVVEGEVEGQIAVETAGEYGGPDAFDEKLSLDSAAGNEVSFRVEDASGPAALEDPVDLAPGLSEQDLTFPAGTFDDSPDNGDDGNGGSGDDGDDTDVGSGTVEFLIETDIDNDHACTHGEYDERTPLEAGNSPDDAPVVVKDHVIWEVTYEGDEGYIRFDNNEHDVYPGLDSWVFYQAGADLSPTDGTVLETGDVDECPSLDGYMEVETPSDGVFDIEVTEDGDVTGPASGREDDQEEEDEEDEEEDETDDEEVTVEDVVETVDEAEPDGKAEIEIDEDADGSDENITVGTGDETESVEEIVLADYVESVSIEEYTENDEVVETTTASIKQYLTENIQKDVEEDGEETDADDNATADVDTPEVTVSTVARITVGDDGGEDTPAAVTMSVAADDINESEQTSIFHQTDGGWEELPTEVKEETDEKVVFSGETSGFSLFAVAEVEGEHEEDTESDPDSEPDSQPDPDPEPDSQLEPETEPEGEGDSDSVEESDDSIPGFGMITAVGVLLGAIVARLGWRPGDLGQQNRN from the coding sequence ATGACTGTTGCAGCCGCACAGGGCGATCCACCGGGCCCACCGGCAAGTTTCTACGGTGAAGCCGTCGATGAAGATGGGAATGCTGCAGACAGTGGGACGACGATCGTTGCTGTCGTTGAGGGAGAGGTTGAGGGGCAAATTGCCGTCGAAACCGCAGGTGAGTACGGTGGCCCCGATGCCTTCGACGAAAAACTGAGTCTAGATAGCGCTGCGGGGAATGAAGTATCGTTCCGCGTCGAAGATGCATCAGGTCCGGCAGCGCTCGAGGATCCAGTCGATTTAGCGCCCGGACTGAGCGAACAAGACCTCACGTTCCCTGCCGGGACGTTCGACGACAGCCCGGACAATGGGGATGATGGAAACGGCGGTAGCGGCGACGACGGCGATGATACAGATGTCGGCTCCGGAACTGTCGAGTTCCTCATCGAAACAGACATCGATAACGATCACGCATGCACTCATGGGGAATACGACGAGCGCACACCGCTCGAAGCGGGCAACTCACCTGACGATGCACCCGTGGTTGTAAAAGATCACGTCATCTGGGAGGTCACCTACGAGGGTGACGAGGGATACATCCGGTTCGATAACAACGAGCACGATGTGTACCCTGGCCTCGACTCGTGGGTCTTCTATCAGGCCGGTGCCGACCTGTCGCCCACCGACGGAACCGTTCTCGAAACTGGAGACGTGGATGAGTGTCCATCGCTTGACGGATACATGGAGGTCGAGACACCATCCGACGGAGTCTTCGATATCGAAGTTACCGAAGACGGCGACGTCACAGGACCGGCCAGCGGTCGAGAAGACGATCAAGAAGAGGAAGACGAGGAAGACGAGGAAGAAGACGAGACGGATGACGAGGAAGTCACCGTCGAAGATGTGGTTGAGACGGTCGACGAGGCTGAACCAGATGGTAAAGCAGAAATCGAGATCGATGAAGATGCTGACGGGAGTGACGAAAATATCACTGTCGGCACCGGTGATGAAACCGAGAGTGTCGAAGAGATTGTACTTGCGGATTACGTGGAGTCGGTGAGCATCGAGGAGTACACCGAGAACGACGAAGTCGTCGAAACCACGACAGCGTCAATCAAACAGTACCTCACCGAAAATATCCAAAAGGACGTGGAGGAGGATGGCGAAGAGACAGATGCCGATGACAATGCTACTGCAGACGTCGACACGCCTGAGGTAACTGTTAGCACCGTCGCCCGAATCACCGTCGGTGACGATGGCGGGGAAGACACACCTGCGGCAGTCACGATGAGTGTCGCTGCTGACGATATTAACGAGTCCGAACAGACGAGTATCTTCCACCAGACCGATGGTGGCTGGGAAGAGTTGCCAACTGAGGTCAAAGAAGAAACTGACGAAAAGGTCGTCTTCAGCGGTGAAACCAGCGGCTTCTCACTGTTCGCCGTCGCCGAGGTCGAGGGCGAACATGAAGAGGACACTGAATCAGACCCGGATTCTGAACCGGACTCCCAGCCGGACCCAGATCCTGAACCGGACTCTCAACTCGAGCCTGAGACCGAACCCGAAGGCGAAGGGGACAGTGACTCGGTCGAGGAATCCGATGACTCTATACCCGGATTTGGGATGATAACCGCAGTTGGTGTGCTTCTTGGAGCGATTGTCGCCCGCCTTGGATGGCGTCCAGGAGATCTGGGGCAGCAGAACAGGAATTAG
- a CDS encoding IS630 family transposase, producing the protein MKPHRSEYWLIPPKENAEFVYRMETILSLYEEPYDESRPVVCFDESSKELRKQVRDPLPASPGAVARTDHHYERNGTRMLHVATEPLTGQCRLHVTERRRTSEWIDCMVAIANDYPDADRIRVVLDNLSTHNPAAFYRFFPPETAREYLDRFEFYYTPTHGSWLNMAELVWSSLQSQCLNRRIPDAATLQSEVAAWEAERNEVDVTINWQFRNEDARTKLHRLYPTLEEAEN; encoded by the coding sequence CTGAAGCCACACCGCTCTGAGTACTGGCTGATTCCACCCAAAGAGAACGCCGAGTTCGTCTATCGGATGGAAACGATCCTTTCGCTGTACGAAGAACCATACGACGAGAGCCGTCCAGTCGTCTGTTTCGACGAGTCCAGCAAGGAACTTCGCAAGCAGGTCCGCGACCCGCTCCCGGCGTCACCAGGAGCGGTCGCTCGAACAGATCATCACTACGAACGCAACGGAACCCGGATGCTCCACGTTGCGACTGAGCCGTTGACCGGCCAGTGTCGCCTTCACGTGACGGAACGCCGACGAACGTCCGAGTGGATCGACTGCATGGTAGCGATCGCTAACGACTACCCGGATGCAGACCGCATCCGGGTAGTCCTGGACAACCTCAGCACGCACAATCCCGCCGCGTTCTATCGGTTCTTCCCGCCCGAAACAGCACGCGAGTATCTCGACCGGTTCGAGTTCTACTACACGCCCACGCACGGCAGCTGGCTGAATATGGCCGAACTCGTCTGGAGTTCACTCCAGAGCCAGTGTCTCAACCGCCGCATTCCCGACGCAGCGACCCTCCAGTCGGAGGTCGCTGCGTGGGAAGCCGAGCGCAATGAGGTCGATGTCACGATCAACTGGCAATTCAGAAACGAGGACGCTCGAACGAAACTACACCGACTCTATCCGACTCTCGAAGAGGCCGAGAACTAG
- a CDS encoding helix-turn-helix domain-containing protein, producing MSRKKYTVDLSDEERAELEEFVTKGTHRAEDITRARILLKADDGLTDAAICEHVGCSVGTPHRARKAYTERGIAAIHRRKPDRDYEPKLDGRAEAHLVALACSEPPDGRTRWTYALLADRLVTLEEIEFDSISEEAVRQRLKKRPEATPL from the coding sequence ATGAGCCGAAAGAAGTACACTGTCGATCTTTCTGACGAAGAACGTGCTGAACTCGAGGAGTTCGTTACGAAGGGCACACACCGAGCAGAGGACATCACCCGTGCACGGATCCTTCTGAAGGCTGACGACGGGCTCACAGATGCGGCCATCTGTGAGCACGTCGGCTGTTCGGTCGGGACACCCCATCGGGCGCGCAAAGCGTACACCGAGCGAGGGATTGCGGCGATTCATCGCCGCAAGCCCGATCGTGACTACGAGCCGAAACTCGACGGCCGAGCCGAAGCTCACCTCGTTGCACTTGCCTGCTCAGAGCCACCGGACGGCCGCACGCGCTGGACGTACGCCCTGCTCGCCGATCGTCTTGTTACTCTCGAGGAGATCGAGTTCGACTCGATCTCCGAGGAAGCTGTCCGCCAGCGTCTAAAAAAACGACCTGAAGCCACACCGCTCTGA
- a CDS encoding Gfo/Idh/MocA family protein has product MERRDVRTGIVGLGNIGQYHAERLLDLGVPLVGGMDVAAEARRRFSRRYDVEVYEDHEALYDAVDAVIVTTPNRYHERYAVAAFERDLHVLLEKPLAHTPTSAERIVEAARESDACGMVGFNNRFANTVEIITERIASGDLGTVTHVEANYVRRRGIPGRGTWFTRQGIAGGGALIDLGVHAIDLALYLLEYPDVEDVVGVTRSLFGAREDYAYLEMWADDAGPAGFDVDDSASAFIRCSDDRSVSLEVAWATNRPTSHEFVVHGTESAATFDLLEGDLRFYSASDAGTNHLVDTSIDARENDTHRAELETFFDHVTRDEGIDESVEQALTVQRVIDAIYRSSEASQPVSLTE; this is encoded by the coding sequence ATGGAACGACGCGACGTCAGAACCGGCATCGTCGGCCTCGGAAACATCGGCCAGTACCACGCGGAGCGATTGCTCGACCTCGGGGTTCCCCTGGTCGGCGGCATGGACGTTGCCGCCGAGGCAAGACGCCGCTTTTCCCGACGATACGACGTCGAAGTGTACGAGGACCACGAGGCGCTGTACGACGCGGTCGACGCCGTCATCGTCACGACGCCGAATCGATACCACGAACGATACGCCGTCGCAGCCTTCGAACGAGACCTCCACGTTCTCCTCGAGAAACCACTGGCACACACGCCAACGAGTGCCGAACGAATCGTCGAAGCCGCGCGAGAGTCCGATGCCTGTGGGATGGTCGGATTCAACAACCGATTCGCAAACACCGTCGAGATCATCACCGAACGCATCGCCAGCGGCGACCTCGGGACGGTCACCCACGTCGAAGCCAATTACGTCCGACGGCGCGGGATCCCCGGCCGCGGAACGTGGTTTACCCGCCAGGGAATCGCCGGTGGTGGCGCGCTCATCGACCTCGGTGTCCACGCCATCGACCTGGCGCTGTACCTCCTCGAGTACCCTGACGTCGAGGACGTCGTCGGCGTCACGCGCAGCCTCTTCGGTGCACGCGAGGACTACGCCTACCTCGAGATGTGGGCAGACGACGCCGGTCCGGCGGGGTTCGACGTCGACGACTCGGCGAGTGCGTTCATCCGCTGTAGTGACGATCGATCCGTCAGCCTCGAGGTCGCGTGGGCCACCAACCGCCCCACGTCCCACGAGTTCGTCGTCCACGGCACCGAATCGGCGGCGACGTTCGACCTGCTCGAAGGCGATCTGCGATTCTACTCGGCGAGCGACGCCGGGACGAACCACCTCGTCGATACCAGTATCGACGCCCGGGAGAACGACACCCACCGGGCCGAACTCGAGACCTTCTTCGACCACGTCACGCGCGATGAAGGGATCGACGAGAGCGTCGAACAGGCGCTCACCGTCCAGCGCGTCATCGACGCTATCTACCGCTCGAGCGAGGCCAGCCAGCCGGTGTCACTCACAGAGTGA
- a CDS encoding ABC transporter ATP-binding protein — protein MARVTLENVTKRYEDTTAVDDVSLEVEDGEFVTFVGPSGCGKSTTMETVAGLTKPTSGSVFIGDDDVTTLAPKDRGVAMVFQNIALFPHMDVYDNVSFGLQLRSYDDEEVRRRVERAAEIVQLEGMLERMPDELSGGQRQRVAIARAIVRNPDVFLMDEPLANLDAKLRVHMRTELQRLHRQLGTTIIYVTHDQAEAMTMSDRIAVLNEGRLQQIAPPLECYNEPANRFVAGFIGSPSMNFFEGDLGPDGIELPHVDVAVDPDLDLTTLGDISDGDRITLGIRPEDVHLVSGADSLSSVTDPIEGRADVIEPMGDEMFVYVLLAEEADRSMADDPATAEDQLLMSVTPDTDVSENQSVEVVLDRSKIHLFDAETGDALAHGVTDRSDQASGPPPTEAE, from the coding sequence ATGGCACGCGTCACACTCGAGAACGTCACGAAACGCTACGAGGACACCACCGCCGTCGACGACGTCAGCCTCGAGGTCGAAGACGGCGAGTTCGTCACGTTCGTCGGCCCCTCGGGCTGTGGGAAGTCGACGACGATGGAGACGGTCGCCGGCCTCACCAAACCCACTTCGGGGTCGGTATTCATCGGCGACGACGACGTCACGACCCTCGCACCCAAAGACAGGGGCGTCGCGATGGTCTTCCAGAACATCGCGCTGTTTCCCCACATGGACGTCTACGACAACGTCTCCTTCGGCCTGCAGTTGCGCAGCTACGACGACGAGGAGGTTCGCCGCCGCGTCGAACGCGCCGCAGAGATCGTCCAGCTCGAAGGAATGCTCGAGCGGATGCCCGACGAGTTATCCGGCGGTCAACGACAGCGGGTTGCGATCGCCCGGGCGATCGTCCGCAATCCGGACGTCTTCCTGATGGACGAACCGCTTGCGAACTTAGACGCCAAACTCCGAGTCCACATGCGCACCGAACTCCAGCGACTCCACCGCCAGCTCGGGACCACGATCATCTACGTCACCCACGACCAGGCCGAGGCGATGACGATGTCCGACCGCATCGCCGTCCTGAACGAGGGGCGACTCCAGCAGATCGCCCCGCCACTCGAGTGCTACAACGAGCCGGCGAACCGGTTCGTCGCTGGCTTCATCGGCTCGCCGTCGATGAACTTCTTCGAGGGGGACCTCGGACCCGACGGAATCGAACTCCCTCACGTCGACGTCGCCGTCGACCCCGATCTCGATCTGACCACTCTCGGTGACATCTCCGACGGTGATCGGATCACGCTCGGCATCCGTCCCGAGGACGTCCACCTCGTGAGCGGTGCCGACTCGCTGTCGTCGGTCACCGATCCGATCGAGGGCCGGGCCGACGTCATCGAGCCGATGGGCGACGAGATGTTCGTCTACGTGCTCCTGGCCGAGGAGGCCGACCGGTCGATGGCCGACGATCCGGCCACGGCCGAAGACCAGTTGCTCATGAGCGTCACGCCGGACACCGACGTGAGCGAGAATCAGTCCGTGGAGGTGGTCCTCGATCGCTCGAAGATCCACCTGTTCGACGCCGAAACCGGAGACGCGCTGGCACACGGCGTCACCGATCGATCGGACCAGGCCTCCGGTCCACCACCAACGGAGGCCGAGTAA
- a CDS encoding carbohydrate ABC transporter permease: protein MARDVDPADTQSGGETASNADVLTDAHEADLERGPLQRWVASSISDPSRVYRAMFYVAAIFFLVTTLFPFYWLLMVALTPEGQLQDVIFTPNGFNPGAFVEVFQTIPFHWYVFNSFVIAAASTVLVLVVASLAGYAFGRLEFPGKVPLLLLVLVISFFPPAAFFIPLNDLFNTQFLALEPITGDGTLYNTPGAMVLPLSAIFMPLAIFILTVFYSQIPDGLEDAARVEGTTRLGALFRVIVPLSAPGVATAGVLTFIAVYNEFFFSFLMTDGQVENWAPLLEGILAYQGQYEVMYHLMAAASIIGVIPVAILVILAQEKIVSGLTAGALKE from the coding sequence ATGGCTCGCGACGTCGATCCGGCCGACACCCAGTCAGGTGGCGAGACGGCGTCGAACGCCGACGTCCTCACCGACGCCCACGAGGCCGACCTAGAGCGCGGACCGCTCCAGCGATGGGTCGCGAGTTCGATCAGCGACCCCAGTCGCGTCTACCGGGCGATGTTCTACGTCGCGGCGATTTTCTTCCTCGTCACGACGCTCTTTCCGTTCTACTGGTTGCTCATGGTCGCGCTGACGCCAGAGGGTCAGTTACAGGACGTCATCTTCACGCCGAACGGCTTCAATCCGGGCGCGTTCGTCGAGGTCTTCCAGACGATTCCGTTCCACTGGTACGTGTTCAATAGCTTCGTCATCGCCGCCGCCTCGACCGTGCTCGTCCTCGTCGTCGCGAGCCTGGCGGGATACGCCTTCGGTCGACTCGAGTTCCCCGGCAAAGTGCCGCTGTTACTGCTCGTGCTCGTGATCTCCTTTTTCCCACCAGCGGCGTTTTTCATCCCGCTGAACGACCTCTTCAACACCCAGTTCCTCGCGCTCGAGCCGATCACCGGCGACGGGACTCTCTACAACACGCCGGGGGCGATGGTGCTCCCGCTGTCGGCGATCTTCATGCCGCTTGCCATCTTCATCCTCACCGTCTTCTACTCCCAGATCCCCGACGGGCTCGAGGACGCCGCCCGCGTCGAGGGCACCACTCGACTGGGCGCACTCTTTCGCGTGATCGTCCCGCTGTCGGCCCCCGGCGTCGCGACCGCCGGTGTGTTGACGTTTATCGCCGTCTACAACGAGTTCTTCTTCTCGTTTCTGATGACGGACGGGCAGGTCGAAAACTGGGCCCCGCTGCTCGAGGGGATCCTCGCCTACCAGGGTCAGTACGAGGTCATGTACCACCTCATGGCCGCTGCGAGCATCATCGGCGTGATCCCCGTGGCGATCCTCGTCATCCTCGCACAGGAGAAGATCGTCAGCGGGCTGACCGCCGGCGCACTCAAGGAGTAA
- a CDS encoding carbohydrate ABC transporter permease — protein MAAETDPDGDPLLDADDGTDRGQTGNVVVNWMENLSEAAYAYLLLLPAFALLTLIAFYPLLATLVTSLREDQTRGAEPLGDFVGLDNYVDILTGNARLARQFVDVGLSTSFPFVELGTPFLQQALFVTIAFAVISVTLETIIGFGQAYVLDQEFRGRRWVRVAIILPWAVPIVIQGMIFFLLFQPEVGFGTDVMQWLGVFGPNPLADSQDAFIIILIADVWKSSAFMALLILAGLQSVDRSLYDVARVAGASPWQRFKRITLPLVLPALLVAMLFRTMDAMRVYGLIESSAGCTTLPSLTCLVVEAMFGGTRIYATAAAVAFSTAVVIGIIISVYVVFFRDTEGGIY, from the coding sequence ATGGCGGCTGAGACGGATCCCGACGGCGACCCGTTGTTAGACGCCGACGACGGGACCGACAGGGGCCAGACCGGTAACGTCGTCGTCAACTGGATGGAGAACCTGAGCGAGGCGGCCTACGCGTACCTCCTGTTACTTCCGGCGTTCGCGCTGTTGACGCTGATCGCGTTCTACCCGTTGCTCGCGACGCTCGTCACCTCGCTCCGAGAGGATCAGACCCGGGGTGCCGAGCCGCTCGGCGACTTCGTCGGCCTCGACAACTACGTCGACATCCTCACCGGGAACGCGCGACTCGCCCGACAGTTCGTCGACGTCGGCCTCTCGACGTCGTTCCCGTTCGTCGAACTCGGAACGCCATTCCTCCAGCAGGCGCTGTTCGTCACCATCGCGTTCGCCGTCATCAGCGTCACCCTCGAGACGATCATCGGGTTCGGACAGGCTTACGTGCTCGATCAGGAATTCCGTGGTCGCCGGTGGGTCCGGGTGGCGATCATCCTGCCGTGGGCCGTCCCGATCGTCATCCAGGGGATGATCTTCTTCCTGCTGTTCCAGCCCGAGGTGGGCTTCGGTACCGACGTCATGCAGTGGCTCGGCGTCTTCGGGCCGAATCCGCTGGCGGATAGCCAGGATGCGTTCATCATCATCCTGATTGCCGACGTCTGGAAGTCCTCGGCGTTCATGGCCCTGCTCATCCTCGCAGGGCTCCAGAGCGTCGACCGGAGTCTCTACGACGTCGCGCGCGTGGCGGGGGCGTCCCCGTGGCAACGGTTCAAACGCATCACGCTCCCACTCGTGTTGCCCGCACTCCTCGTCGCGATGCTGTTCCGAACGATGGACGCCATGCGCGTCTACGGACTGATCGAATCGAGTGCCGGCTGTACGACCCTGCCGTCGTTGACCTGCCTCGTCGTCGAGGCGATGTTCGGCGGCACCCGGATCTACGCGACCGCGGCCGCCGTCGCGTTCTCGACCGCCGTCGTCATCGGGATCATCATCTCGGTGTACGTGGTGTTCTTCCGCGACACCGAGGGAGGGATCTACTGA
- a CDS encoding extracellular solute-binding protein, giving the protein MGETPPTGDSRRPWSRRRVLEATAGVSATGGLAIAGCLGRGTRDGTVVMTAATDVEGIMYPDDGDSIQEALWEAGLDEDIEIEIQTVVSDSDARMEGAQAALQAGRAPPDIHMMDSGWTVPFILREQTTNLTEELPDDVVDHVESEYLEAILETARDPATDDLHGLPLFPDLGFVLYRRDLIDDAGHETGDWDDEPPSWEAFATAVADANDDSGVQYGFTTQADAYEGLACCSFNEVMTSWGGAYFGGADNLFTAGDRPITVDDETVIDAIRMMRTFIDADDPNALEGYPEICPSAIVQWTEQESLGPFEAGNAVAHRNWAFAISETGDEEVFGEDLGVTTMPVGVPDDEAEYDGVGGTSSALGGWNLVISPYTDRHDEALQVLEAFTHDEVMLTIFELGGFLPPNVELVTEADEGEIGPMARYAPQIERASENALSRPVTDVWPEQSALIYQELNAAYRGVKAPAEAMADLAGRLEASESEVAQRDGG; this is encoded by the coding sequence ATGGGTGAGACGCCACCGACGGGAGACTCGAGACGACCATGGTCCCGTCGCCGGGTTCTCGAGGCGACTGCGGGGGTGAGCGCGACGGGCGGTCTCGCCATCGCGGGCTGTCTCGGGCGAGGCACGCGCGACGGGACCGTCGTCATGACCGCGGCGACGGACGTCGAGGGGATCATGTACCCAGACGATGGCGACTCCATCCAGGAGGCCCTCTGGGAAGCCGGGCTCGACGAGGACATCGAGATAGAGATCCAGACGGTCGTCAGTGACTCAGACGCCCGGATGGAGGGAGCTCAGGCCGCCTTGCAGGCCGGCCGGGCACCCCCTGACATCCACATGATGGACAGCGGCTGGACGGTGCCGTTTATCCTCCGGGAACAGACGACCAACCTGACCGAGGAACTGCCCGACGACGTCGTCGACCACGTCGAGAGTGAGTACCTCGAGGCGATCCTCGAAACGGCGCGCGATCCGGCGACCGACGACTTGCACGGCCTGCCGCTGTTTCCCGACCTGGGGTTCGTGCTCTACCGGCGCGACCTGATCGACGACGCTGGCCACGAGACGGGCGACTGGGACGACGAGCCACCCTCGTGGGAGGCGTTCGCGACGGCCGTCGCCGACGCCAACGACGACAGCGGCGTCCAGTACGGCTTTACGACGCAGGCGGACGCCTACGAGGGACTCGCCTGCTGTTCGTTCAACGAGGTGATGACCTCGTGGGGCGGTGCGTACTTCGGCGGCGCAGACAACCTGTTCACCGCCGGCGACCGCCCCATCACGGTCGACGACGAGACCGTGATCGACGCCATCCGGATGATGCGGACGTTCATCGACGCCGACGACCCGAACGCCCTCGAGGGCTACCCGGAGATCTGTCCGAGTGCGATCGTCCAGTGGACCGAACAGGAGTCACTCGGGCCGTTCGAGGCCGGCAACGCGGTCGCCCACCGCAACTGGGCGTTCGCCATCTCCGAAACCGGCGACGAGGAGGTCTTCGGTGAGGACCTCGGCGTCACGACGATGCCAGTCGGCGTGCCCGACGACGAGGCCGAGTACGACGGCGTCGGTGGGACTTCCTCCGCGCTGGGTGGCTGGAACCTCGTCATCAGTCCCTACACTGACCGCCACGACGAGGCCCTGCAGGTACTCGAGGCGTTCACCCACGACGAGGTCATGCTGACGATTTTCGAACTCGGTGGCTTCCTGCCGCCGAACGTCGAACTCGTGACCGAGGCCGACGAGGGTGAAATCGGTCCCATGGCGCGGTACGCCCCGCAGATCGAGCGCGCGAGCGAGAACGCTCTCTCCCGACCGGTCACCGACGTCTGGCCGGAACAGTCGGCGCTGATCTACCAGGAGCTCAACGCCGCCTATCGCGGGGTCAAAGCGCCGGCCGAGGCGATGGCCGACCTCGCGGGTCGACTCGAGGCGAGCGAATCGGAGGTGGCCCAGCGCGATGGCGGCTGA
- a CDS encoding DUF420 domain-containing protein, translating to MATAAARRRIRERPIGITIFLTIVGYALVIGTFVLDVPIYPDLTEAQVNLLTHAIAVINAATTILLVLGWYWIRADEVEKHRYAMIGAFALILLFLVVYLLRVGGGGEKVFVGPPLVRSAYLIMLAIHVVLSIVAVPVVLYALLLGLSHTPRELRGTAHARVGRIAAASWILSLVLGVVTYVMLNHLFAYEFAMVVPLL from the coding sequence ATGGCAACAGCGGCTGCGAGACGGCGGATTCGAGAGCGGCCGATCGGCATCACGATCTTCCTGACGATCGTCGGCTACGCACTCGTGATCGGAACCTTCGTCCTCGACGTGCCCATCTATCCAGACCTCACCGAGGCGCAGGTGAACCTCCTCACCCACGCCATCGCGGTCATCAACGCGGCGACGACGATCCTGCTCGTCCTCGGCTGGTACTGGATCCGGGCCGACGAGGTCGAGAAACACCGGTACGCGATGATCGGGGCATTCGCGTTGATCCTGCTGTTCCTGGTCGTCTACCTGCTCAGAGTCGGCGGTGGCGGCGAGAAAGTGTTCGTCGGCCCGCCGCTCGTGCGGAGCGCGTACCTGATCATGCTGGCGATCCACGTCGTCCTCTCGATCGTCGCCGTGCCGGTCGTCCTCTATGCCCTGCTGCTCGGGCTTTCCCACACGCCCCGAGAGTTACGCGGAACGGCTCACGCCCGCGTCGGTCGGATCGCCGCCGCCTCGTGGATCCTCAGTCTCGTCCTCGGGGTCGTGACCTACGTGATGCTCAATCACCTCTTTGCCTACGAGTTCGCGATGGTCGTCCCGCTCTTGTAG
- a CDS encoding HalOD1 output domain-containing protein, whose translation MEGGDSVDETVTKPPSQTVIDAVADAEGIDPADLRPPAYDPLHAVVDPDSLDALFSDRADGAPRPTGCVTFSYCGYVVTVASDGSVVVRDPADVEPDE comes from the coding sequence ATGGAGGGTGGTGACAGCGTCGACGAGACGGTGACGAAACCGCCGAGTCAGACGGTGATCGACGCCGTGGCCGACGCGGAGGGGATCGATCCAGCCGACCTGCGGCCGCCGGCGTACGACCCGCTCCACGCGGTGGTGGACCCGGACTCGCTCGACGCCCTCTTCAGCGATCGAGCCGACGGTGCACCCCGGCCGACCGGTTGTGTGACGTTCAGCTACTGTGGCTACGTCGTCACCGTCGCGAGCGACGGCTCGGTAGTCGTTCGCGACCCCGCAGACGTCGAACCCGACGAGTAA